In Monomorium pharaonis isolate MP-MQ-018 chromosome 3, ASM1337386v2, whole genome shotgun sequence, a genomic segment contains:
- the LOC105832546 gene encoding 15-hydroxyprostaglandin dehydrogenase [NAD(+)] isoform X2 yields the protein MYNIRNKTVMITGAASGLGYKYAEILLRNGAKSVAMIDLPTSNGQNAATTLENEFGKGRVVFIVCDVTKADDLKKTFEKIVDAFEGLDILINNAGMLNDKHWEQTINLNVNAVIRGSLLAFDYMGKHKGGKGGVIVNVASVAGLRPSHYIPMYTATKHAVLGFSQSLATMYDKTGVRVVIMCPGLTATNIVANITDKICDSVHAVVGDSINARMENCLKQTTENVALAMLDLIQKGENGAAWVSEDNQPPYAVDFPHYSKRSLPV from the coding sequence ATGTACAATATAcgaaataaaactgtaatgATTACTGGAGCAGCTAGTGGATTAGGCTACAAGTATGCCGAAATATTGCTTCGCAATGGTGCAAAAAGTGTTGCCATGATCGACTTACCAACATCGAACGGTCAAAATGCAGCAACCACCTTAGAGAATGAATTTGGAAAGGGTCGTGTCGTCTTCATTGTCTGCGACGTGACAAAGGCTGATGATCTGAAGAAGACATTCGAGAAAATCGTTGACGCGTTCGAAGGGCTAGACATTCTTATCAACAACGCCGGTATGTTAAACGATAAACACTGGGAACAAACAATCAACCTTAATGTTAACGCAGTAATTCGTGGCTCTTTGTTGGCGTTTGACTATATGGGAAAGCATAAGGGCGGCAAGGGTGGCGTAATCGTGAACGTTGCATCCGTGGCTGGACTGCGCCCTAGTCATTATATTCCAATGTATACTGCTACGAAACATGCCGTCCTTGGATTTAGCCAATCTTTGGCAACCATGTATGACAAGACCGGAGTGAGAGTCGTTATCATGTGTCCGGGTCTTACAGCGACGAATATAGTAGCAAATATCACAGATAAGATCTGCGACTCCGTCCACGCTGTGGTAGGCGACAGCATTAATGCTCGTATGGAAAACTGTCTGAAACAGACAACCGAGAATGTAGCACTTGCAATGTTAGATCTCATTCAGAAGGGTGAAAACGGAGCGGCTTGGGTCAGCGAAGATAATCAACCGCCATATGCAGTGGACTTTCCTCATTATTCCAAGCGATCTCTACCTGTATAA
- the LOC105832546 gene encoding 15-hydroxyprostaglandin dehydrogenase [NAD(+)] isoform X1: MRQKAARGSALVHTSACSACTPQKRQITHTPYILYTQKHSSSIKRSAMYNIRNKTVMITGAASGLGYKYAEILLRNGAKSVAMIDLPTSNGQNAATTLENEFGKGRVVFIVCDVTKADDLKKTFEKIVDAFEGLDILINNAGMLNDKHWEQTINLNVNAVIRGSLLAFDYMGKHKGGKGGVIVNVASVAGLRPSHYIPMYTATKHAVLGFSQSLATMYDKTGVRVVIMCPGLTATNIVANITDKICDSVHAVVGDSINARMENCLKQTTENVALAMLDLIQKGENGAAWVSEDNQPPYAVDFPHYSKRSLPV, from the exons ATGCGACAGAAGGCAGCAAGAGGCAGTGCACTAGTGCACACTAGTGCATGCAGTGCATGCACACCACAGAAGAGGCAGATCACACACACACcatacatattatacacaCAG AAACATTCCTCAAGTATCAAGAGATCGGCAATGTACAATATAcgaaataaaactgtaatgATTACTGGAGCAGCTAGTGGATTAGGCTACAAGTATGCCGAAATATTGCTTCGCAATGGTGCAAAAAGTGTTGCCATGATCGACTTACCAACATCGAACGGTCAAAATGCAGCAACCACCTTAGAGAATGAATTTGGAAAGGGTCGTGTCGTCTTCATTGTCTGCGACGTGACAAAGGCTGATGATCTGAAGAAGACATTCGAGAAAATCGTTGACGCGTTCGAAGGGCTAGACATTCTTATCAACAACGCCGGTATGTTAAACGATAAACACTGGGAACAAACAATCAACCTTAATGTTAACGCAGTAATTCGTGGCTCTTTGTTGGCGTTTGACTATATGGGAAAGCATAAGGGCGGCAAGGGTGGCGTAATCGTGAACGTTGCATCCGTGGCTGGACTGCGCCCTAGTCATTATATTCCAATGTATACTGCTACGAAACATGCCGTCCTTGGATTTAGCCAATCTTTGGCAACCATGTATGACAAGACCGGAGTGAGAGTCGTTATCATGTGTCCGGGTCTTACAGCGACGAATATAGTAGCAAATATCACAGATAAGATCTGCGACTCCGTCCACGCTGTGGTAGGCGACAGCATTAATGCTCGTATGGAAAACTGTCTGAAACAGACAACCGAGAATGTAGCACTTGCAATGTTAGATCTCATTCAGAAGGGTGAAAACGGAGCGGCTTGGGTCAGCGAAGATAATCAACCGCCATATGCAGTGGACTTTCCTCATTATTCCAAGCGATCTCTACCTGTATAA